In Paralcaligenes sp. KSB-10, the following are encoded in one genomic region:
- the accD gene encoding acetyl-CoA carboxylase, carboxyltransferase subunit beta, with protein MSWLEKILPPRINRNNDASARRVPEGLWVKCPACEAVLYNEDLAATLHVCPKCSYHMRIGSRARIEALLDAEGRVEIGSDIRPVDPLKFKDTRKYTERVAEASKQTQESDALVVMSGSILAVPVVLACFEFDFMGGSMGSVVGERFSRGVQEAIKNRTPFICVAASGGARMQESLFSLMQMAKTNAMLTRLSAAGLPFISILTDPTMGGVSASFAFMGDVVMAEPKALIGFAGPRVIEQTVREKLPEGFQRSEFLLEKGAIDMVVDRRQMRTELANLLALLTRQPADVVAKAN; from the coding sequence ATGAGCTGGCTTGAAAAAATTCTGCCTCCACGAATCAACCGCAATAACGATGCCAGCGCGCGCCGTGTTCCCGAGGGTCTTTGGGTAAAGTGCCCCGCTTGCGAAGCGGTGCTTTATAACGAAGATCTGGCGGCCACGCTGCATGTCTGTCCCAAGTGCAGCTATCACATGCGGATAGGCTCCAGGGCTCGTATTGAAGCTTTGCTGGATGCGGAAGGCCGGGTCGAGATCGGTTCCGACATACGCCCGGTCGATCCCCTCAAATTCAAGGATACGCGCAAATATACCGAGCGCGTCGCCGAGGCGAGCAAGCAAACCCAGGAGTCCGACGCCCTGGTCGTCATGAGCGGCAGCATCCTGGCGGTGCCGGTGGTGCTGGCCTGCTTCGAGTTCGACTTCATGGGCGGGTCCATGGGGTCCGTGGTAGGCGAGCGCTTTTCGCGAGGCGTCCAGGAAGCCATCAAGAATCGCACCCCGTTTATTTGCGTGGCCGCGTCGGGTGGGGCGCGCATGCAAGAAAGCCTGTTTTCTCTTATGCAAATGGCCAAGACCAATGCCATGCTGACCCGTCTGTCGGCCGCCGGGCTGCCGTTCATCAGCATACTGACCGATCCCACCATGGGTGGCGTGTCGGCCAGCTTTGCCTTCATGGGCGATGTGGTGATGGCCGAACCCAAGGCCCTGATCGGTTTTGCCGGGCCCCGGGTCATCGAGCAGACCGTACGGGAAAAATTGCCCGAAGGGTTTCAGCGTTCGGAATTCCTGCTGGAAAAAGGCGCCATCGACATGGTGGTCGATCGCCGTCAAATGCGCACTGAACTGGCAAATCTGCTGGCGCTGCTGACCCGTCAGCCGGCCGACGTCGTTGCCAAGGCAAACTAG
- the trpA gene encoding tryptophan synthase subunit alpha — protein MNSPIDRLQAAFKKNAGRTALIPYITAGDPSIRATPRLMHALVEAGADVLELGVPFSDPMADGPVIQRAAERAIARGVGLTQVLAMVAEFRLHDTQTPVVLMGYANPIERMGQAVFAAAAQRAGVDGVLVVDYPPEEISEFALELDAAGIAPIFLLAPTSTEERIKKVAGVARGYVYYVSLKGVTGAGHIDTDDVARHVAEIRRHVSVPVGVGFGIRDADSAKRLARVADAVVIGSKLIETMEAAVAAASPRQAGNDGGEYSDEAAIVAAKTWLSGIRHALDQV, from the coding sequence ATGAATTCCCCGATCGATCGGCTGCAGGCTGCGTTTAAAAAGAATGCCGGCCGAACCGCCCTGATCCCCTACATTACTGCCGGCGATCCCTCAATACGGGCTACGCCTCGCCTGATGCATGCGCTGGTCGAGGCCGGGGCCGATGTGCTTGAGCTGGGCGTGCCGTTTTCCGATCCCATGGCCGATGGCCCGGTCATTCAGCGCGCCGCTGAAAGAGCGATAGCGCGGGGGGTTGGCCTGACCCAGGTCCTGGCCATGGTGGCCGAGTTCCGGCTCCACGACACGCAGACTCCCGTTGTGCTGATGGGCTATGCCAATCCCATCGAACGCATGGGGCAGGCCGTGTTTGCCGCGGCCGCGCAGCGGGCTGGCGTCGATGGCGTGCTGGTGGTGGATTATCCGCCCGAAGAAATCAGCGAGTTTGCGCTCGAGCTCGATGCCGCAGGCATTGCGCCTATTTTTCTGCTGGCGCCGACCTCCACCGAAGAACGCATCAAGAAGGTTGCGGGGGTGGCTCGCGGCTATGTGTATTACGTGTCCCTGAAAGGGGTGACGGGTGCCGGCCATATCGATACCGACGACGTAGCCCGGCATGTAGCCGAGATCCGCCGCCATGTTTCGGTGCCGGTCGGTGTAGGGTTCGGCATACGCGACGCCGACAGCGCCAAACGCCTGGCGCGGGTGGCCGATGCGGTGGTCATAGGCAGTAAGCTGATTGAAACCATGGAAGCGGCTGTTGCCGCCGCCTCGCCCAGGCAGGCCGGCAACGATGGCGGCGAATACAGCGACGAGGCCGCCATCGTTGCGGCCAAGACCTGGCTGAGCGGAATACGCCATGCGCTGGATCAGGTTTAA
- the trpB gene encoding tryptophan synthase subunit beta, which yields MKSYSLPDSQGHFGRYGGSFVAETLVHALDELREAYDKYRTDPEFLNEFAYELKHFVGRPSPVYHAKRWSERLGGAQIWFKREDLNHTGAHKINNCIGQILLARRMGKPRIIAETGAGQHGVATATVAARYGLECVVYMGSEDVRRQASNMYRMKLLGATVVPVESGSRTLKDALNEAMRDWVTNVENTFYIIGTVAGPHPYPMMVRDFQSIIGTECLEQMPANAGRQPDYVVASVGGGSNAMGIFYPYIDDENVQLIGVEAAGEGLQSGRHAASLNAGSVGVLHGNRTYVMQDENGQIQETHSISAGLDYPGVGPEHAWLKDSGRAQYVGVTDQEALAAFHDCCRTEGIMPALESSHAIAHAVRLAPTLGKDKIILVNLSGRGDKDMHTVADYSGISL from the coding sequence TTGAAATCTTACAGCTTGCCCGATAGCCAGGGGCATTTTGGCCGATACGGCGGTTCCTTCGTCGCCGAGACTCTGGTGCACGCGCTCGACGAGCTGCGCGAGGCCTACGACAAGTACCGGACCGACCCTGAATTCCTGAATGAATTCGCCTACGAGTTGAAGCATTTTGTCGGGCGCCCCAGCCCCGTTTACCATGCAAAGCGCTGGTCGGAACGGCTGGGCGGCGCGCAAATCTGGTTCAAGCGTGAAGATCTCAATCACACGGGCGCCCATAAAATCAACAATTGCATAGGCCAGATCCTGTTGGCGCGGCGCATGGGCAAACCGCGCATCATTGCCGAAACCGGCGCAGGCCAGCACGGGGTGGCCACGGCAACGGTTGCGGCGCGCTACGGCCTTGAGTGCGTGGTCTACATGGGCAGCGAGGATGTCAGGCGCCAGGCTTCCAATATGTATCGCATGAAGCTGCTGGGCGCTACAGTGGTGCCGGTCGAATCCGGCTCGCGTACGCTCAAGGATGCCCTGAACGAAGCCATGCGCGATTGGGTCACGAATGTCGAGAACACGTTCTACATCATTGGAACCGTGGCCGGGCCTCATCCGTATCCCATGATGGTGCGCGACTTTCAATCGATCATCGGTACGGAATGCCTGGAGCAGATGCCGGCCAATGCCGGCCGGCAGCCCGATTACGTGGTGGCGTCGGTGGGGGGCGGATCCAACGCCATGGGCATTTTTTATCCGTACATCGACGACGAAAACGTGCAACTGATTGGTGTCGAAGCCGCAGGCGAGGGCTTGCAGTCCGGACGCCATGCGGCGTCCTTGAATGCTGGCTCCGTCGGGGTGCTGCACGGCAACCGCACCTACGTCATGCAGGATGAAAACGGGCAAATCCAGGAAACCCATTCCATTTCCGCCGGTCTCGATTATCCGGGCGTCGGGCCCGAGCATGCGTGGCTGAAGGACAGCGGCCGTGCCCAGTACGTGGGAGTCACGGATCAAGAGGCGCTGGCCGCCTTTCACGATTGCTGCCGCACTGAAGGCATCATGCCGGCCCTCGAGTCCTCGCATGCCATTGCCCATGCGGTGCGTCTTGCGCCTACGCTGGGTAAAGACAAGATCATTCTGGTCAATTTGTCGGGACGTGGCGACAAAGACATGCACACCGTGGCCGACTATAGCGGCATCAGTCTGTGA
- a CDS encoding bifunctional (p)ppGpp synthetase/guanosine-3',5'-bis(diphosphate) 3'-pyrophosphohydrolase — MSTIAPPTNDLLPFDADWLAQACADLDPAGRALVEQAAAWVREPLKGLRASTGEPLAEHSAAVVRILAELGTDAVTRASALITVMPVEASESMASAKQNPLLKTFGAEVVSLVQGTRALLRLSHLAGQSNDDSATAGDQKEMQRKMLLAMAADLRIVLMRLASRLQSLRWHASSKTPCPVEFARETMELYTPLANRLGIWQIKWEMEDLAFRFLEPDTYRAIARQLEEKRGEREAFIRAAVDRLHAALEDAHIAAEVTGRPKHIYSIWNKMRIKHLDFNRLFDLRALRVIVDDERSCYAVLALVHSLWTPVSDEFDDYISRPKPNGYRSLHTVVADSEGKPFEIQIRTYEMHQFAEYGMAAHWRYKESGAKGGQQAAASGYDRKIAWMRQLLAWDKEGAAPEQQAAMAAPAATVSADRIYVMTPQARVIELPAGATPIDFAYYLHTDLGHRCRGARVDGQMVPLLTQLCTGQTVEIIAAKSGGPSRDWLNPQLGFLASPRSRAKVRAWFNAVELQQRISQGQALVEKELQRLGKTAINLEQLAQQLDFARADDLYVAVAKEEFSLRQIDYVLKEPSAAATAPVAKLNYSSGADNVVKTGKSGVLVVGVGSLMTQLARCCRPAPPDSIAGFVTRGRGVSIHRHDCPAYAALALRQPERVIDVGWGDTGESVYPIDISVRAQDHSSLLRDISEVFARLRLSVVGVNTQSRRSLAHMIFTIEVKNGEQIVRALAALNELSGVSASRR; from the coding sequence ATGTCTACGATTGCACCTCCCACTAACGATTTACTGCCTTTCGATGCCGATTGGCTGGCGCAGGCTTGCGCCGATCTCGATCCGGCGGGACGGGCGCTGGTCGAACAGGCCGCTGCCTGGGTGCGCGAACCGCTCAAGGGCTTGCGGGCAAGCACCGGAGAACCTTTGGCCGAGCACAGCGCCGCCGTGGTGCGCATACTGGCCGAATTGGGTACGGATGCCGTGACGCGTGCCAGCGCCCTTATTACGGTCATGCCGGTCGAGGCATCGGAATCGATGGCCAGCGCCAAGCAGAATCCTTTGCTCAAGACCTTCGGCGCCGAAGTGGTGTCGCTGGTGCAAGGAACGCGCGCCTTGCTGCGTTTGAGCCATCTGGCCGGACAATCGAACGACGATTCGGCAACGGCCGGCGATCAAAAGGAAATGCAGCGCAAAATGTTGCTGGCCATGGCCGCCGATCTGCGTATTGTCTTGATGCGCCTGGCTTCGCGCCTGCAATCCCTGCGCTGGCATGCCAGCTCCAAAACTCCTTGTCCGGTGGAGTTCGCGCGCGAGACCATGGAGCTCTATACCCCTTTGGCCAATCGCCTGGGAATCTGGCAGATCAAATGGGAAATGGAAGATCTTGCATTCCGGTTTCTGGAGCCCGACACATACAGGGCCATTGCTCGCCAGCTCGAGGAAAAGCGCGGTGAACGCGAAGCTTTCATCCGTGCCGCCGTGGACCGCCTGCACGCGGCCCTTGAAGATGCTCATATCGCGGCCGAAGTCACGGGGCGTCCCAAGCATATATACAGCATATGGAACAAGATGCGCATCAAGCATCTCGACTTCAATCGCTTGTTCGATCTGCGCGCCTTGCGAGTCATTGTCGACGATGAGCGCAGCTGTTATGCGGTTTTGGCACTCGTCCACTCGCTGTGGACACCGGTGTCCGACGAATTCGACGACTACATTTCCCGGCCCAAGCCTAACGGCTATCGCTCTTTGCATACAGTCGTCGCCGATAGCGAAGGCAAGCCTTTTGAAATCCAGATCCGTACCTATGAAATGCATCAGTTTGCCGAGTACGGCATGGCGGCGCATTGGCGCTACAAAGAGTCGGGCGCCAAAGGCGGCCAGCAGGCGGCAGCCAGCGGTTACGACCGGAAAATCGCCTGGATGCGTCAATTGCTGGCCTGGGACAAAGAAGGCGCCGCACCGGAGCAGCAGGCCGCCATGGCTGCTCCGGCGGCTACCGTATCCGCAGACCGTATTTATGTGATGACGCCGCAGGCGCGGGTCATCGAGCTTCCGGCTGGCGCCACGCCGATCGATTTTGCCTACTACCTGCATACGGATTTGGGGCATCGCTGCCGCGGCGCTCGGGTCGACGGGCAAATGGTGCCCTTGCTCACCCAGCTTTGCACGGGGCAAACCGTTGAGATCATCGCCGCCAAATCGGGCGGTCCGTCGCGCGACTGGCTGAACCCACAACTGGGCTTTCTGGCCAGTCCGCGTTCGCGCGCCAAGGTGCGGGCATGGTTTAACGCGGTCGAACTGCAACAGCGTATATCGCAAGGCCAGGCCCTGGTCGAAAAAGAACTGCAACGCCTGGGCAAAACCGCTATCAACCTGGAGCAGTTGGCGCAGCAACTGGATTTTGCCCGAGCCGACGACCTGTATGTCGCGGTGGCCAAAGAAGAGTTCAGCCTGCGCCAGATCGATTACGTACTCAAAGAGCCGTCGGCTGCCGCGACCGCCCCGGTCGCGAAGCTCAATTATTCGAGCGGCGCGGACAATGTCGTGAAAACCGGCAAAAGCGGGGTGCTGGTGGTGGGTGTCGGCTCGCTCATGACGCAACTGGCCCGTTGCTGCCGCCCCGCGCCGCCCGACTCGATCGCGGGGTTCGTGACGCGAGGCCGCGGCGTATCGATACATCGACACGATTGCCCGGCTTATGCGGCGCTGGCCTTGCGCCAGCCCGAGCGCGTCATTGATGTCGGCTGGGGTGACACCGGCGAATCCGTTTATCCGATCGACATCAGCGTGCGGGCGCAGGATCACTCCAGCCTGCTGCGCGATATATCCGAAGTCTTTGCGCGGCTGCGCCTGAGCGTGGTGGGGGTCAACACACAGAGCCGCCGTTCGCTGGCGCACATGATTTTTACCATCGAGGTAAAAAACGGTGAACAGATTGTGCGCGCGCTTGCTGCGCTGAACGAACTTTCGGGAGTCAGCGCCAGCCGGCGTTGA
- a CDS encoding flavodoxin family protein, with product MDSSSKKSLLIVWHSRTGAALQMAEAARGGAQAVLKELQAGPQLDIVIKPAHETQAPDLLQASGFIFCAPENLAALSGAMKEFFDRNYYAVLDQLNGRPYALLISAGSDGSSAVRQAERICTGWRLQAIAPALIVHTDAQTPERIAAPKNIKPEDRALCETLGGTLAALLV from the coding sequence ATGGATTCTTCCAGCAAAAAAAGCCTGCTTATTGTGTGGCATTCACGCACAGGCGCCGCCCTGCAAATGGCCGAAGCCGCGCGCGGTGGCGCCCAGGCCGTATTGAAGGAACTGCAGGCCGGCCCGCAACTCGATATTGTAATAAAGCCCGCTCATGAAACGCAGGCCCCCGACCTTCTGCAAGCCAGTGGTTTTATATTCTGTGCCCCGGAGAACCTCGCCGCCCTGAGCGGCGCCATGAAAGAATTCTTCGACCGCAACTACTATGCCGTACTGGATCAACTCAACGGCCGGCCCTACGCCCTGTTGATCAGCGCCGGCAGCGACGGCAGCTCGGCCGTCCGCCAGGCCGAACGCATATGCACCGGATGGCGGCTGCAAGCCATCGCACCCGCGCTCATAGTCCACACCGATGCTCAAACACCCGAACGAATCGCCGCCCCCAAAAACATAAAGCCCGAAGACCGGGCCTTATGTGAAACACTGGGCGGCACGCTGGCCGCCCTGCTGGTGTAG
- a CDS encoding RidA family protein, producing MSDIKRVNTGKRMSDATIFNGVVYLAGQVADDDTLDIEGQTKQVLATIDRLLAEAGTDKTRILRTQIFLANIVEFSGMNKAWDAWVPAGHAPARATTEARLASPDYKVEIMVTAAL from the coding sequence ATGAGCGACATCAAGCGCGTCAATACGGGAAAACGCATGTCGGATGCGACGATTTTCAATGGGGTGGTGTATCTGGCGGGGCAGGTTGCCGATGACGATACACTTGATATCGAAGGCCAGACCAAGCAGGTATTGGCCACGATCGACCGTTTGCTGGCCGAGGCCGGCACCGACAAGACCCGTATTCTTAGAACCCAGATCTTTCTGGCCAACATCGTCGAGTTCAGCGGCATGAACAAGGCATGGGATGCCTGGGTGCCCGCGGGCCACGCGCCAGCGCGTGCCACCACCGAAGCGCGCCTGGCCAGCCCGGACTACAAGGTTGAAATCATGGTGACCGCGGCGCTGTAG
- the pncB gene encoding nicotinate phosphoribosyltransferase, whose translation MIITSLLDSDLYKFSMMQVVLHHFPAAQVEYRYKCRTPGINLSAYLDEIRAEIHSLCQLRFTEEELGYLRGLRFIKSDFVDFLGLFHLPEKCISITEGAIPGEIDITAKGPWLHTILFEIPVLAIVNEVYFRNTCREPAWVEGRKRLQSKMHLVTDDPAMAGFRVAEYGTRRRFSKQWHEEVVTTMKAQMGPNFAGTSNVWFAMKHGVTPLGTMGHEYLQACQALGPRLRDSQVFALEVWAKEYRGDLGIALSDVYGMDAFLRDFDMYFCKLFDGARHDSGDPFLWGERLLAHYTANRTDPRTKTLVFSDSLTIPRAIELARRFAGRCKVSFGIGTNLTNDLGHEPLQIVMKMVRCNDQPVAKVSDAPEKTMCDDPAYLAYLRHVFKLPPA comes from the coding sequence ATGATTATCACCTCGCTACTCGACTCCGATCTCTATAAATTTTCCATGATGCAGGTTGTGTTGCATCATTTTCCGGCCGCCCAGGTCGAGTACCGCTACAAATGCCGTACGCCAGGTATCAATCTCAGTGCGTACCTGGACGAAATTCGCGCCGAAATACACAGCTTGTGTCAACTGAGATTTACCGAGGAAGAACTCGGCTACCTGCGCGGCTTGCGTTTCATCAAGAGCGACTTTGTCGATTTTCTCGGACTGTTCCACTTGCCCGAAAAGTGCATCTCCATCACCGAGGGAGCGATACCCGGCGAAATCGACATTACGGCAAAAGGGCCGTGGCTGCATACGATCCTGTTTGAAATCCCCGTACTGGCCATTGTCAATGAAGTGTATTTTCGCAATACATGCCGCGAACCCGCCTGGGTCGAGGGGCGCAAGCGATTGCAGTCGAAAATGCATCTGGTCACCGATGATCCGGCAATGGCCGGTTTCCGGGTGGCCGAATATGGCACGCGCCGGCGATTTTCCAAGCAGTGGCACGAAGAGGTCGTGACCACCATGAAAGCCCAGATGGGGCCGAATTTTGCCGGAACGAGCAATGTCTGGTTTGCCATGAAGCATGGCGTAACGCCTTTGGGCACGATGGGGCATGAATACTTGCAGGCGTGCCAGGCACTGGGGCCGCGCCTGCGCGACTCGCAGGTGTTTGCTCTTGAGGTCTGGGCCAAGGAATACCGCGGCGACTTGGGCATCGCGCTGTCGGATGTCTACGGCATGGACGCCTTTTTGCGCGATTTCGACATGTATTTCTGCAAGCTTTTCGATGGGGCGCGGCACGATTCCGGCGACCCTTTCCTGTGGGGCGAGCGGCTACTGGCGCACTATACGGCCAATCGAACCGATCCGCGCACCAAGACTCTGGTGTTCTCCGATAGCCTGACCATTCCGCGCGCCATTGAGCTGGCCCGACGTTTTGCCGGACGATGCAAGGTGTCGTTCGGGATCGGTACCAACCTGACCAACGATCTGGGCCACGAACCCCTGCAAATCGTCATGAAGATGGTGCGTTGCAACGATCAGCCGGTTGCGAAGGTATCGGATGCGCCCGAAAAAACCATGTGCGACGATCCGGCTTATCTGGCTTACCTGCGGCATGTATTCAAGCTGCCGCCCGCGTGA
- the fdxA gene encoding ferredoxin FdxA, translated as MTHVVTENCIKCKYTDCVDVCPVDCFREGPNYLMIDPDECIDCAVCVPECPANAIFAEEDVPQDQVQFIQLNADMAPGLGMINRSKKPPADADEWNGVEDKLKYLER; from the coding sequence ATGACACATGTCGTGACCGAAAACTGTATCAAATGCAAATACACCGACTGCGTCGATGTGTGTCCGGTAGATTGTTTCCGCGAAGGCCCCAACTACCTCATGATCGACCCCGATGAATGCATAGATTGCGCGGTATGCGTACCCGAATGTCCCGCGAACGCGATCTTTGCCGAGGAAGATGTGCCGCAAGACCAAGTGCAGTTCATCCAGCTTAATGCCGATATGGCACCTGGCCTGGGTATGATCAATCGCTCGAAAAAGCCGCCAGCGGATGCCGACGAATGGAATGGCGTCGAAGACAAGCTGAAGTATCTGGAACGTTAG
- a CDS encoding ferredoxin--NADP reductase, producing the protein MPDHKYTRQTVTKLIEWVPKKLFSIETTRDPEFNFKAGQFARLGLPAGHDNAEIPTIWRAYSMVTAPAQDKLGFYSIVVPEGEFSPRLAELRPGDSICIDRTAFGFLTIDRFARGGDLWLLATGTGLSAYLSMLQDGNTWTQFDRIILVHGVRTIAELAYQAEIRDWGRNFSSPGPAGAPRAQLTYLPIPTREALPGMPQERITTLIANRQLENLAGRPLDPQVSKVMLCGNPDMLGEARKLLTGLGFAVGRRGNLGNLAVENYW; encoded by the coding sequence ATGCCGGACCATAAATACACCAGACAGACCGTCACGAAGCTTATCGAATGGGTGCCCAAAAAGCTCTTTTCGATCGAAACGACGCGCGATCCGGAATTTAATTTCAAGGCCGGGCAATTTGCCCGGCTGGGCCTGCCCGCCGGCCACGACAATGCGGAAATACCCACAATCTGGCGAGCCTACTCCATGGTTACCGCGCCCGCGCAAGACAAGCTGGGCTTCTATTCCATTGTGGTGCCCGAAGGCGAGTTCAGCCCGCGCCTGGCAGAATTGCGCCCCGGCGACTCGATCTGCATCGACCGGACGGCCTTTGGCTTTCTGACCATAGACCGATTTGCCCGTGGCGGCGACCTATGGCTGCTGGCCACCGGCACAGGCCTGTCGGCCTACCTGTCCATGTTGCAAGATGGCAACACCTGGACACAGTTCGACCGGATTATTTTGGTGCATGGGGTACGCACGATTGCCGAGCTGGCCTATCAAGCTGAAATTCGCGATTGGGGCCGGAATTTTTCGTCTCCCGGACCGGCCGGCGCCCCCCGTGCCCAACTGACGTATCTGCCCATTCCCACCCGCGAAGCCCTGCCGGGCATGCCCCAGGAGCGCATCACGACCCTGATCGCCAATCGGCAGCTCGAAAATCTTGCTGGGCGCCCGCTGGATCCCCAGGTTTCGAAAGTCATGCTGTGCGGCAACCCGGACATGCTGGGCGAGGCACGCAAACTGCTGACCGGACTCGGTTTTGCGGTGGGCCGACGCGGCAACCTAGGGAATCTAGCAGTGGAAAACTACTGGTAA
- a CDS encoding polyhydroxyalkanoate depolymerase, whose product MLYQLHEMQRSFLTPLAAFTDTGSQLFSNPYSPFAYTPLSRQIAATYELVHRLGKDYEKPQWGIDTIEVDGRQIPVAPHNAIEKSFCNLVHFQRQSPAGSKKNPTVLLVAPLSGHHATLLRDTVRTLLPEHDVYVTDWIDARMVPVSAGPFHLNDYVKYIQDFIRFLGPDVHVISVCQPTVPVLAAISLMASNKEPCLPRSMIMMGGPIDARKAPTQVNRLATTQPYSWFENNLIHRVPTRYPGSGRLVYPGFLQHAGFVAMNPDRHLRSHYDFYLHLLGGDNDDADAHRRFYDEYNAVLDMPAEFYLDTIKTVFQEHQLPSGTWEVDGQRVDPAAITTVALLTIEGELDDISGQGQTRAAQSLCRNIAKDRKQHYTAPNCGHYGIFAGRRWRQTICPKIAEFIRQSA is encoded by the coding sequence ATGCTGTATCAGCTACACGAAATGCAACGGTCTTTTTTGACGCCGCTCGCAGCATTCACCGACACCGGGTCGCAACTGTTTTCCAATCCATACAGTCCATTTGCCTACACTCCGCTTTCGCGGCAGATAGCCGCCACCTACGAGCTGGTGCATCGTCTGGGCAAAGACTATGAAAAACCCCAGTGGGGTATCGATACGATCGAGGTCGACGGCCGGCAAATACCGGTGGCGCCGCATAATGCGATCGAAAAATCATTTTGCAATCTGGTGCATTTCCAGCGGCAATCGCCGGCCGGATCCAAGAAAAACCCCACCGTCCTGCTGGTGGCGCCTCTTTCAGGGCATCATGCCACGCTGCTGCGCGATACCGTGCGCACGCTACTGCCTGAGCACGATGTCTATGTCACCGACTGGATCGACGCCCGCATGGTGCCTGTTTCGGCAGGTCCTTTTCATTTGAACGACTACGTCAAATACATTCAGGATTTCATCCGCTTCCTGGGCCCGGACGTGCACGTTATTTCGGTATGCCAGCCTACGGTGCCGGTGCTTGCGGCGATATCGCTCATGGCCAGCAACAAAGAGCCCTGCCTGCCGCGCAGCATGATCATGATGGGCGGTCCCATCGACGCCCGCAAAGCCCCCACACAAGTCAACCGGCTGGCCACGACCCAGCCTTACTCGTGGTTCGAGAACAACCTGATACATCGCGTTCCCACTCGTTATCCAGGCTCGGGACGGCTGGTCTATCCGGGGTTCCTGCAGCATGCGGGGTTCGTCGCCATGAATCCCGATCGGCACCTGCGCTCGCACTACGATTTCTACCTGCATCTGCTTGGAGGCGATAACGACGACGCCGACGCACACCGGCGCTTTTACGACGAATACAATGCCGTACTCGATATGCCGGCGGAGTTTTATCTGGACACCATCAAAACGGTATTCCAGGAACATCAGTTGCCGTCGGGAACCTGGGAAGTCGACGGCCAGCGGGTCGATCCGGCGGCCATTACCACTGTCGCCCTGCTGACTATCGAAGGCGAACTCGACGATATCTCCGGTCAGGGCCAGACGCGCGCCGCCCAAAGCCTGTGCCGCAACATCGCCAAAGACCGCAAACAGCATTACACCGCGCCAAACTGCGGCCATTACGGCATTTTTGCCGGACGCCGCTGGCGTCAGACGATTTGCCCTAAAATAGCGGAATTCATACGCCAGTCCGCGTAA
- the rsxB gene encoding electron transport complex subunit RsxB — protein MHPSPLIDRIDAILPQTQCTKCGYDACRPYAEALAHDNEAINRCPPGGEAGIQALAMLLRKPVIPLDSECGEHQPLQVAVIDEAHCIGCTLCIQACPVDAIVGANKLMHTIIADRCTGCDLCVAPCPVDCIDMVPAGHDWTPARASAARVHHQQRQARLQARHPDESALAARTLANKASVASAAQSDAATRQHVIADALARARARRNKGNS, from the coding sequence ATGCACCCATCGCCGCTGATCGATCGAATCGACGCCATCCTGCCGCAAACGCAGTGTACAAAGTGCGGCTACGATGCCTGCCGCCCCTATGCCGAAGCCCTGGCACACGATAACGAAGCCATCAATCGCTGCCCTCCCGGCGGAGAGGCCGGCATACAGGCACTGGCCATGCTGTTGCGCAAGCCGGTAATTCCACTGGACTCCGAATGCGGAGAGCACCAGCCGCTGCAGGTCGCCGTTATAGACGAAGCACATTGCATCGGCTGCACTCTGTGCATTCAGGCCTGTCCGGTCGATGCCATCGTAGGCGCCAACAAACTTATGCACACCATCATTGCCGACCGCTGCACCGGCTGCGATCTATGCGTAGCCCCCTGCCCCGTGGACTGCATCGACATGGTTCCCGCCGGCCACGACTGGACGCCCGCACGGGCCTCGGCGGCTCGCGTTCATCACCAACAACGGCAAGCCCGGCTGCAGGCCCGCCACCCTGACGAATCGGCGCTGGCGGCTCGCACTCTGGCCAACAAAGCATCAGTTGCCAGCGCGGCGCAAAGCGATGCCGCCACCAGGCAGCACGTGATTGCCGACGCACTCGCCCGGGCTCGGGCCCGGCGCAACAAGGGCAACTCATGA